The genomic stretch gtgtgtgtgtgtgtgtgtgtgtgtgtgttttcacgggtgtcacagcagcttcatgtgaaCGTGTGTTTCAGCGTTTCTGCACTGAGTCGGAGGGAAAGAACGTTCTTCAGTGTCTGAAACAGAACAAGAACAGCGAGCTGATGGATCCCAAATGCAAACAGATGATCACCAAGAGACAGATCACCCAGAACACAGGTGAGtgcgcacgcatgcacacacacacgcacacgcgcgcgcacacgcacgcacgcacgcacgcacgcacgcacgcacacacacactctcactcgaCTCTGACTGGCAGTGATCATCtcgtctgtctgcgtctgtctctctgtctctctgtctctctgtctctgtctctgtctctgtctctgtctctgcctctctgtctctctgtctctgtgtctgcagactACAGGCTGAACCCCGTCCTGAGGAAGGCCTGTAAAGCCGACATCCCAAAGTTCTGTCAGACGATCCTGAACAGGGCGACGGCGGACACGGAGCTGGAGGGTCAGGTCATCTCCTGCCTCAAACTCAAATACGCCGACCAGGTGAGACGCTTTGATCCTGTGGACGACCGGGTGTACACAGAATGTGAAATCAGCCAGGTTAAACGATGAACCATGGAGGAGACGTCAGTCAGGAAGAAGCTTGACTCTGGAAAGCTGTTGATGTCGTTTCTTTGGTCCTAACaatcttcctgtttcctgttcctgtgGCAGCGCTTGTCTCCAGACTGTGAGGATCAGATCCGGGTCATCCTGCAGGAGTCGGCGCTGGACTACAGACTGGAccctcagctgcagctccactgcaCACAAGAGGTTCGCACACCTCTGCTTTCCTGCTAACATACACCGTGAACGCCTCATTCCTCAGCAGCATGCTGTGAATTATGGGTATCTGAGTCTGATTCCAGGAGCAACATGACTTTATAGATGTTTccccaaacattttcagattcagcGTTTTCAGTTTGGCTGAAGTCGTTTTGATTGATCAGCTcgtgacatcatttcctgtttataCAAAACATTCAATAAGATCTTAGTAATTAGATTAGCGGCCCAAATGTTGCTCTGATACTTGATATTGTAGGTATACTGAATACCTGCATCATGGACTCaccttattcttctttattgtctAAGTAAAGTCTGTATAATCACTGGTTGTAATGTAGCTGcgtggccagcagggggcgatgaTGACACATTAACTGGCTGAGGAGAAGAAACCGCTGCTCACTTTTGATTGGTAGTTTATGTGAAACCAGCTGGTGCGATTggctgaaatgatgaattttGAAATGTCTTGAAATtatatttctgacatttgaaaTGTGAATCATGTGTCGGCGCAGGCCTTCCGTACCGACAAATCCTCCGCAGTGCTGCTGCTCCGAGAACCGATCTGTCAGACATCAAGACATGTTGAATTAACAGAATCGAGAGGAAGTTCATGCAGCTGACGCCACGCTATGCAAATTATCACAAGGTGTCATCAGGCTGCAGGAAAAGAGCTGATTGGAGCTGCTGAGAAGTCAGTATTTAACACtgctgttaatgtgtgtgtgtgtgtgtgtgtgtgtgtgttcagatctCCCGCCTGTGTCCGGAGGAGGCGGCGGCTCAGGAGCAGACGGGGCAGGTGGAGGAGTGTCTGAAGGTGAACCTGCTGAAGATCAAACAGGAAGGATGTAAGAAGGTAAAGAAactctgctgccttcactgaccTCTGAGGGGAGCGGAAATCCCAGCGTCAGAACATGCTGCTCATATTTACCCCCCGTCCTTATTTCCTCCTTCGCTGTCCTCTTTCcatcctcccccacctcccccgtcctcctgcaggaggtgtTGAACATGCTGAAGGAGAGCAAGGCGGACATCTTCGTCGACCCCGTCCTCCACACGGCCTGCGCTCTGGACATCAAGCACCAGTGTGCAGCCATCCCGCCCGGCAAAGGCCGCCGTGAGTCCACGAACTAACACGCCTCAGCTGTGACGTAGACGTGAAAATCAAAAGACTTTGTATCACCAGCACAGGGTGTGTCACCGGTCAGCGGCCTGCAGCTAGAGGTCTGACCGGGTCTCagccagaaccagaaccaggagcacaagcagaagcagaagcgCTGGCGGGTCTTTGTAGatgtttgaatgtgtattttGCCCCTTAGCTGCCGTTTTTCTCTTAATCAACACACATCAAGTcattatttgagtgtttcttcagtttatttgttcagactgaacaaacaggTTAGTTCAGCATCGCTGTTAAAGTCAGACTAAAGAACTTCTGACCTCGTCTGTGAATCCTCTGAACGCTGCAGCGACACAAGATGACGCCTCGCGGTCTGTTGTCTCCTCAGAGATGTCGTGCCTGATGGAGGCGCTGCAGGACAAACGTATCCGTCTGCAGCCGGAGTGCAAGAAGAGACTTCAGGATCGCATCGACATGTGGAGCTACGCCGCCAAGGTACGTGAACCTCTGAGCGGCGtgggagcagctggaggtgaCGGAGCAGGAGGCGCTCTGAGCTCCTCACTCCACAGagccacacaaacaggaagtggggtCCCCTCAGTCGAACCCTGCTGAAGAGGCTGCTTGAAATCTGGTTTAaagttgcttttattttgaaattgatgGAATGAGCAACAAACCATCTTGTTTTTAAAgggagttttattttgaaactgatTCATTGAGCTGTGCAGAATTTAAAGTCTGGTTTAAAGTGGTTTTCAGTTGATTGTTTGAGGGACGTCACGTCTGTTTACACTGGTTGATTGAGCAGTGTTTAaagggcttttattttgtaagtaATTAATAAGCTACATTAAATCAGTTTTTaggggcttttattttggaatttATGACATACACTGCACAGACCTGAGCTCACCCTGTCCtgtcctcacttcctgtcaggtgGCTCCTGCTGAGGGTTTCTCAGACCTGGCCATGCAGGTGATGACATCACCGTCCAAGAACTACATCCTGACTGTGATTGGTGCAGGCGTGGCTCTGCTCTTCCTGATGGGGCTGCTCTGCGGCAGGTTCACCAAACGCGTCACTCAGGAGCTGAAGGACAGGTAGACCCCGCCCACTCAGGGGTCAGGACACACCCACAGGAGAAACGACCACGGCCGAAAAGAACCTCCGCCTTCATCCCCCTCTCCTTGCAGCCCccaaaagccccccccccccccccaatctgCTCACCTTTCTTCACCCGTCGCCGGAATGACATTACCCACAATTCACTGAAAGTGGGCTTGATCAGTGACTTACCTGCGTTTCTTCTCCATGAGCCCCGCCCCCTCTCAGAGAGGCCACGCCCACTGTCACCtgttcttcatttttttcttcttctcctctcgaCCTTTGAAACAGAGCGCTGAGTCCTCCTGATgtagatggacagatggactatcactccacttttttttctcctcctctttactgcggggggtgggggggggtgaggagagggaggggggagggaaggGGTTGTATGgatggggtcagaggtcaataTGGGGGCGAGGGAGGTGAATGAGATCATATAAAGTGTAAATGTGTAGAAAGTGGGATGGGAAATGCTCATGTATAGAGCGGGTTAATGACTCCAGTATTTTAAtgactacagtgtgtgtgtgtgtgtgcacgtgtgcgtgcgtgcgtgtgtgtgtgtatgtatgtatgtacgtatgtatgtatgtgtgtgtgcgtgtgtgtctttctaCCACCATATTGTTCTAGTTTGTCCTCCTGCTAAAgagtttggggtttttttggcTCTGGATTTTTTCTCCCTGATGTGTGTTAGTTAGATTTTATCGCCATGGGACTGCCAGGCGGGTGGTGCCAACCAGCCAGCCCTCCACCGAGCCACACATGACAAAAAGAGGGGGAGGGcaaacacatcacaaacactCCGCCGTCTCGCTCGCCGCTCTTCCTCCAGCGGGAAATCCTTGTGGTTGTTTTATCTTTTGCTTCTCCTGGCGGCAGACATGGCGACCTCAGCGCTCCTCCAATGCAGTCAgattcctttcttcttttttcccagCCCGACCTGTGCCATAAACACACCGCATCCACCTGCCGCTCCCCGTTTTCACCGCTCCAGCAGCTGGTCGGGACGGGAGTTTGGCGTCGCTCTGGCCGTCTGACCGCGCCGCGATGCAGGAGCGATCCCAGTCCGACCAGCACCGGGTGGAGCGGACAGACTGGGCCGGCTGGCTTTCTTTTCTCCAGTCATGAACTCGCAGAGCCACCGCCGCGCCGGGTGGTGCAGAAAAGCTGAGAGCAGGAAACAAATCCAGcataaagaaagaagaagattCTAGATGATTATCGAGATGTGAACATTTTCGTGTGAAGATACTGGAAACATTTTCCGTTCTTTTTTATatctataaatatatatatattgttttgtCATAgccttatttatttgtttactaATGGTCAAAGTTTTTTTATGATTTGAATGTTCTCTGGTTGCCTTTTCTAGCGAGCGCCCTCCTTCCTgccgggggaggagggagggaggatgcgGGCGGCGAAGGTTCGGCCTCCTCCGTCCATCGacctgctccagcagctggCTGATCTTTCAGGCGTGGCAGTGGACGCCTCTCGGGCAGGCGGGGTCAGTTCGAGACTGAAGGCTGAGACGGCGGCGCGTTCGAACTCGGCTGTGCTGAACGCGATTGGCCGGTAAACGTGGCGTCCTGAATACTTGGTGACTGTGATCGTTTGTTCCAGGTGAGGcaggtcagacagtcagagaggaaaagatgagcCAGGGGTCTGCGATGAGGCGCCGCGTGGACCGCCATCTTTAAGGTGATGGTGCTTCACAAACAGGAAGCTAACGGGGAGCTAACATCTGTCAGACGACTTCAGCAAACAGGTTTATTTAAAAGGTTTTATCCTGATACGCAGCATGTTTTCACAGTGAACCTGTGCAGCTCAGCCTGGTGTGAAAGCTGCCCGTTGAACTCGCGTTCATTAGTCTTCAGTTGATTTCCTTGATTGATGGTTCAGCcagtaaaatatcagaaaacgTTAAAAACAGACCACATCGCTGTTTCCTAGAGCCGAAGGTCTTCAGATGTTTGGATGGAGAAGTCAGTGAGAGCGTGAACGGGCTCAGCAGGTGACGGGTCAGGTGATTCCTCTCCTTCAGGTGTGAGGGACTCACGAGGCCTCGTGTTTCAGcttctctgacacaaactgaggaAACAAAACCAGAACGAGGCGCCACACAACCAAACCGGGTCAGCTCTCAGCTCCTGACCGGACGCCTTCTTCAGTCCAGGTCGAGGTCTCGCTGGAATCGTCGCAGCGCCGTCGAGCTTTGTGCCGTCGTGTGAAGacagaaggtgtttttttttaacggtTGCGGGTGTAAAGACACCACAGGACGCCGCCCTCTGTCCCAGCTCCGGCCCGTCGTGTCCATGTGTTCTGTCCTGAGTGGTGACGCTGTGGACCACGTGCGTGCAGTCAGCCTTCGCGCTTCACTTCTTTCTAATTGTGGAAGCTTGCCGTGGCGAGCGCCGCCCTCCTGCTTGTAAATGAGACGTCCTGATTCGTTGAACTGCCTTCACTTTGTTTCCATCTGACGTCGGTTTGATCAAAGCGTGCCTACTCACCGTCCCGCCGAGGGATCCCGCTGTACAGAACATCCCAGAACCCCCTGCAGCGCCCAGCAGAGGAacgtgagtgagtgagtgagtgagtgagtgagtgagtgagtgagtgagtgagtgagtgagtgagtgagtgagtgcgtgtgtgcgtgtgtgcgtgtgatgggtcacatgtctgtgtgtgtgtgtgcaggatgctGTGTGTGACCTCCGCTCGGTTCCTCGCTGTTCTCCTGGAACATTTTGATTTGAAGTTTGTGCTGATTAAGACCTTTTTGTAAACGCTGTTTTGTGTCCGTGGAGCTCGATCAGCTGattcttttcttctgtcctcttttctttctcggTTTCTTTCGGTTGTTCTGTACAGATGAAAATCGGACAgtttgttaataataataaagtctGCAAGGTTTCTATTCTGTGCTTCGCTTTGTTCATTTCACCGTCCTGCTAACGTTCACGACAGCGCCaaacgtggattcatccgccgctgaaaatagtcccaacagaagttccatttcctcctgtttgtttgttaaaaccgacagctgtttgaggaaatcAGTGAAGCTTTTAAAAGATGAAACCAAATACTTTACAccttcagcaggaaccaatgagctgcGAGCTCGACAGGCGGACGCTGTTTTTGCTCGTGTCATGAGGTGAAACGTGGAGTCATCGGAAAGACGTGGGGTTTGTTCCTGCTGATTTTGTGGGTTAATTTCGGTCAAAGATGTTTTCAGATCTCAGCAGCTGACTGGAAAACATGAGTAAGATCCACGTTGAAATAAACCAGAatgatccttaaaaaaaaaaaaaaaaaaaaaaaagactgacgGGAAGTTAAAGATGCAACTCGACTGTGACCCGTTTGGCCCGAGGCTCTAGTAGGTCTGGAgatgctagcagcagctaacgTCGCCTGTAGCAGCTGCAGAGTTGAGCTCAGCTCACTGATGCGTGTTATCAGTTTTGATTGAAGCCGTTTAGTTGTTGTTCAGGTGGATTAAAGACCTGAAGAATAAACGATGTGCATTTAACAGCTGAAAGTGTCCTTTTCAGTCACAGCACAGGTCTGTCATCAAGTGAAGAGATCTCATTTTGAAAAGAAGACCCCAAGTCTGTGGAGTAAAAATCCGGACGGTTACCGTGAGGCCGTCGTGGGTTCATCCGCGTCTACAGATAGATCCAACTTTAGAAACTCAGTGCGGCGCTGCAGTCCGACTGTAACCgtgaaaatgtgaataaatcCTGTCAGACTTCCTCCATCCTCAGGGTGAATTAAAGGACGTGTCTGTGGTTGAACATGTTTTAGCCTGTTGGCTACAAATCACACACGGCGAGCTTCACTCCATCTCAGCCCTCCAttgtttcaggctgtttttgAATGTCGTCTTCCTCCCGTCGTGCAGCCGGTGGTTTCATTATTTGGGAATGAAAATCATCATGTACTCAAAAACAGCATCACATCGGCAGAATCAGTCAGAACTTTTATCTGCATGATCACTGAACAGAAACATGACCGTCAACGAATAATCTGATCGTTTCTAATGAAACGAGTGTCTAAAAATGACAGGAAACCGTGAAAAATGGCCGTCACGTTCTCAGTCTTCAAACATCTTTAGTtcaatttaaaagaaaaaccaacaaactCACATTTGAGATTGATGTTTTAAAGATGACCTCAAATATTAGATGATGAGAATCATTTCCTGTCCATCCATAGGTGACTTTATTTCAATACAGCCAGTCAAACCCCGTATAAGGCAGTGATGTCAGAGCAGACGGTCACACtgagccaatcagcagcagctgtccgggtcctcatacatttgtgtgtttttatgtcttgtacgtgtgtgtgagaatgtgtgtgtgcacacggtgtaaacatgcagtgtgtgactgtacgtctgcgtgtgtgtcgtctgtttttatgtgtgtgttctgtctgctctgtggaggCTTCGGGCCGTCTGACAGATCTGTGATAAATTCTTCAGGACCAAAACACGTCGACCTCGCAGCTCCAATGTctcaaaacatccaaaaatacCTTCGCGAAGgatttccagcttctcagagaACAGACGGCGAACCGTGTCGGTGTAAACGTGTTTATTGGTGTAAGTTGATGATAACGATCAGCGTGAAGACAGCgtacagtgacagaaacacagaaagagcaAACGTATGagtgaaacacactgcagcctcaggGAGCTCCTCTCATGCATCATACTGATCTGGATTCAAACTCGTCCGATCTGCTGCACAATCACAGATTCTTGACCTGGTCTCCAGGTTGTGACTCCACTTCCTGATTCAAACAAAGATGGCTGCTGAAAGTCATCTCCGCTCTGGAACTCCTCGGCCATGTCAAAGCATTCGAGGCTCAAACCGTCAGTTCTTCTGACTGGAACAAACACTTTATGATCCCACTTtctctgcaaacactgaaaccttCTGCTGAGTTTAATTCAACTCACTCAACACTAATACAACTACAGTAAGTCACCTGCAAAGAGGCTAAAAACACTCAGTGGTTTGAcaccccgcccccccccccccaaaaaaaaaacccccacaaaGACATTGTCAGGTTTGCTTTCATTACATAGGTTTCCCacattttcacttaaaaaaaaggaaaaaaaaacatacaaaactcACATCTAAAGTCCCACAAAGTCTGACATTGTGTTGAGTATAAAAGTCAGAGTCAACTCTGAATCTCCTCAAACtttaaagtccaactgaaatttAATTGCgtgtttttattctgctgcaACATTTCTGATCTGTACATTACATTTCAGATTCAGTCCTGTCAGACAAAATCAAttcacaagaagaagaaattcatatttttgttttcatggtgcCAAAATGCCACTGTTTCAACAATACCACAATAACACTAATGCTAATAATAACTACGTATGTAgcacctttaaaaacaagaacaaatatATCGATAACATCTCCTTTgtacagccaatcaaatcatTTTGCTCTGTATTtgcataaaacattttattacgCTGACAGTGACGCTAACAAACCTGAGACACAACAAGGAGGAACTGTAGCAAAAATTAGCTTTGACGCTAACCTTTAGGAGGTCCTAGCTCGCACCCTGTTAGCTGTACGAGCTACAAAACGACATACGCCAGGACGAGAGCGCTGCTAACGGCAGCTAGCAGGCTACAGAATTAATTAACAACTTAACAGTGGAGAGTTTAAGTGACCGATGGAGCCACCGCTAACAAAATGCTGTCTGTCGTTAGCCTGTTAgctgtgtgtctcagtttgtGCCGACATATATTAGCATTACATTTGAATCCAGAATCCTGTCCAGGCTCCTCTGAATGCGGAAACAGTCGAAACTTGAGGAAACAGGTTTAAAATCTTTCTCcttcagcagacaaacagatcaAACATAACTGCTCATTTATTCTTCAGAAAATCAGAAGCTTAACTTGAACGTAATGATTTTCATTAGAGCCACAAACTAGTAGATGTATGGTTGAGAGCTGGACACCATGTTTAAAGATGGCAGCCCCATTCGGTCCTAAAAAAGCTGCAGAAATCCTCCACAGGCTTCCTGATGGGTCGATGTTTGGGCTCGTTCACTGTTTCTGGACCAAATGGAtcaaattctgaaaataaattTTGGTCAGTTTGGAGGGTTTGAGATGCTCAGAAAATATACACTTTGTGCATCACATGCTCAAACTGGTGCGAACTGCACTTGAGGGACTGTCAAACACTGGTCCCCCAATCAGAGGCTAAAGAGAATTTCTGACATATTTACAAAGACCCTTTTCCTTCctcaataaacaaaaaaaaaaaaaagtacaaatataTTTGAAAATCCCTGACATGATTTCTGACCTCTAAAAAAAACCTCTGTGGTGTCAGTTAGACTGTAAAAGTTTGTTCTGGGAAAACCCTGATGAACCCTGAACCCTCACCCGTCAGTCGTCCCCCTAAAACTCATGGGGAGACACAAACAGGGTGACCTTGGTGAGGTAGCGGCCCAGCAGGGAGTTGCGCTCCAGCTCGCTCATCTCCACCTCGGCCTCCAGGGTAGCAGGACCCGTGATGGGCGTCACCAGGAGGAGGGTCCCGGTTTGCCGGCCGGAACGCTGCACGCTGAAGTGGCCCCGCCCACGGCCGCCTGCCAGCCCGAAACGCAGCGTGTCGCCCAGCACGCGGGCCGCAGACACCCGGAACAGGACGCGGGGGGCGGACATGTTGGACACCACAGCCAGGAAGTGGAAGGAGATGGAGTTTGGCGCCTGAGTGCATCCTTTGTCTCCCAGCATGCACGGGTTCCTCTCGCAGCGCCTGAGGAAACAAAGGAGGCCAATAGAACTGAACTCATGACAAAGCCATATCATAGGTTGGAAATCAGTCAgcaaaaactttatttacactgTCAACCACTTGTGGTTTTGGTCTGAGGGCTGGAAATTATTCATCTATTCTTCTCACCCCCCCCGTCACTCTGAATTGCCAGAGTTCTCCAGAGActccatctttgttttggtCACGCCTGATTCAGAGAcatcaaattaaatcaaatccCTGAGTGACTTGAATTTGATGGCACCCCTCAGTGCCATTAATCCTGCTCttatttttcctgttgtttttaccCATAAATCTTAAATaagcagcttcagtctgtcttAACCGAGACGCTTTGTTTTTGTCCGAAGTCACGGCCAAAGATCTGCAGGGAACCCTTCACCTGAAGCTAACCCTGCACGTGGTGGAGGGTCTGTCCGCCACAGCACTGCTCTCCCTGCGCTGCTAAAACATACAGTTATGATTCAACTGCAGGAATGAACCAAAACCACGTTGGTAAACACATTCAGCTGCCGTCCACTGGCAGAAACATGTTTCACGCCTCTCCACCGccatcagctgatcagctgactgGAGCCTGGAAACCTCAGTGTGGCGCCTGAAGCCAAACCTCAGTCTGACTCTCAGCCCAGTTACTGATGGAGGAACGAAGCTAAATGAGGGGTAGAGAAAGGAAGTGGGTGACATGGAGGTAAAACGTATTGTTTTCAGATCTCTCTCTATGGCCGTCCctgtcatttacatttcatctgCCTCGTCTTTGGAGTGAGAAGTTTtatggttttctttgttttgtccatcCACTTTTcattcctcctctgctctgtttgcacTTTCATTGTtcttaaaatgtaatttcactCTTTATTACAAGGCAATTAGTTGTTAGCTGCTAGCTGGTTAGCGAGCTAAAAGTGTCTTCAGGCTCATTCAGCATCTCATCGAATTTAAGCTCAATGAGTCTATCCACATCTTTTGAGTCAGGTGGTCTGTTGTTGTTAACATCCGATCAGAGAGCttaacattttgtttctgtgcagttAACAGTGATTTTGGATGCTAACTAGCTTAGGTTCATATTTTGAATGAATGCCTCAACAACTCCGGTGAAATTTGGTAGCCTCgattttaatttgtctttgatttacgaacaaatacctgcaaaactaatgacgttcccatcagcctcagctttactttgtgtttagcgctaattagcaaatgttagcatgctaacaagctgacCTACGgtgatgaacatggtaaacatcagcatgtaggcattgtaattgtaaacatgttagcaagctGGACTGTGAAAGCTACATGGATGTCCTCCAGAGGATCAGGTGTTGAGACCTTCAGCTTTGCAGAGACTAACAGTTCTTTGACCTCTCGGTGTGTCAGAAAAGGTCAGAAAGGAGTGACCAGCTCGGAGGAAAGCCTTCAACAGAGGGGCTGATGGATCAGGGCGGTTTGCTCTTACATGGGTGAAGTCTTGATGTATGTGGCGTTTTTCATGTGAGGACACTCCACCATCACACACTGGAAGCCTCCGAAGgtgttcacacacacctgctcctctgTGCAGTTGTGCATCATGTTTTCACACTCGTCGATGTCtgaagagaaggacagaggcGAGCGTTACGAACACAAAGAACTCACGTCTCCACACATTCCCTTGACTGAAGGATGACCTTTGAACTCTGACCTGTGCAGCTGCGGCCGTCTCTGGCGAGGTCGTAGCCGGCTGGACAGAAGCAGTGGAAGCTGCCGGGAGTGTTGACGCACTGATGGACGCAGAGGCGGCCGGGCTGACCGAGAGGGAACAGACGACACTCATCGATGTCTGAAACACAGACGGAATCCTCAGCGGACGCTCTGAAAAATCAGCGATTGGACAGAAATATTCATCACCTGTGCAGATGTTGTTGTCCCGGCCTGATATGGTGAAACCCACGTCACAGGTGCAGCGGGTGGAGCCCAGGAAGTGAGTGCAGtgagacggacggacggaggaggagggggaggaagatgTGGGTGATGAAGATGCTGAGGAGGatgctgacagagcagcagagacagggagggaggaggaggaggaggaggaggaggaggaggagggagcagcaTTAGAGAGGGAGGCCAGGGAGTTGCTGGTGTTGTTCAGGCCTGAAAAGAACAGATGAAACAAGACTTGagtgaactgctgctgctgatctggTGTCAGTCCTCCAGTCCTGGTCCGGCATCAGAACTCACGTCTGCACATCGGCTGCTGGCCGCTCCACTTCAGAGACTCCAGACACACTCGGGTCCGTGGGCCAATCAGCTCGTAGCCCGGCTTACACAGGAAGTGGACCTCGTGTCCGATGCTGAAGACCCTCCCCAGTCTGCGGCCGTGAGCGGGGGGCTCTGGTTTGGGGCAGGATGCTGGGAGCAGATGGAAACGTGTGTGTTTACTTTCTGAACTCAGAGGAGACTCAAGCTTCCATCAAAGAGCTGAAATCATCAGAtctgtaaccttcctcacattaacacatgaaacaaacagaaatgtctgatttcCATTGTGTTTGTCACCATTTGAGGTTTGTCAATGACATCATTCTGTTGCACACTCTTCTTCTACGATGGTTCAATGGCACCGATTTGGAAATTAGCTCCACCAGGCCTCGACAAACCAGCTCCTAATATTCACATAACAGTAGCAGCTGGAAACATTtggtcacattttcttttgcagattttccTGAAATTCTGTGAAACTTTTAGTTTTATTCTATAGGGAAAGATTAAAGAGGACATCAGGACAGAATCATCAGAGGACAGGGCTGCTGGACTGAGGTGGTGACAGAGTGTGATTGAAAGGTGTAATAGAGGTTAGTGTTTATGTGGCATCTCATCCAAACTGCTTTTGTGAGCCGGTGATGGAGTTGACATAACCTGTAATGGATGAAAACCTTATTTTCAGTTGTAGAACTGTTCAACACCAAATGATGCCGCGATCTTAGCAGGAAGATTCTGTTAGTCAGAGCTTTCCCGAGTTTAACGTTTAACAGATAAGTCACAGTCTTTGCCAGGCTCATTGTTTATTTCCAGATTCGTCGTTATTAGAAACCttcaagatgtttttttctccGCTGAAGGTAAAATCTGCACCTGTTGGCGGCATTTCAGCAGGACAAAAAGTCTCTCACCGCCGGCCTTAAAGATGGCCATGGTGCTGTTGTGCAGAGCGCTCATCCTCTTCCTGAGGGAGCGCAGACCCTGCTGGTACGACGCCTCGTGGACCGCCAACATCCTCTCCACCTGCCGCAGCGAGTTCACCAGGTCGTGGGTGGACGGACACTCCTGTGGACGGGACGAGGACAAGTTATGGGCAGACCGATGCTGCTGGAGAACAGGTAAGCTAGCATGCTGTACCACCTGTCTTACTAGGCTAAAGTTGGCTTTGACAGATTTata from Chaetodon auriga isolate fChaAug3 chromosome 6, fChaAug3.hap1, whole genome shotgun sequence encodes the following:
- the LOC143321611 gene encoding fibulin-7-like; the protein is MKTAAVVMLMLCLQQRSFSSAQECPSTHDLVNSLRQVERMLAVHEASYQQGLRSLRKRMSALHNSTMAIFKAGASCPKPEPPAHGRRLGRVFSIGHEVHFLCKPGYELIGPRTRVCLESLKWSGQQPMCRRLNNTSNSLASLSNAAPSSSSSSSSSSSLPVSAALSASSSASSSPTSSSPSSSVRPSHCTHFLGSTRCTCDVGFTISGRDNNICTDIDECRLFPLGQPGRLCVHQCVNTPGSFHCFCPAGYDLARDGRSCTDIDECENMMHNCTEEQVCVNTFGGFQCVMVECPHMKNATYIKTSPMRCERNPCMLGDKGCTQAPNSISFHFLAVVSNMSAPRVLFRVSAARVLGDTLRFGLAGGRGRGHFSVQRSGRQTGTLLLVTPITGPATLEAEVEMSELERNSLLGRYLTKVTLFVSPHEF